The genomic segment TGTTTGCCGCCCCCCCGGAATCCACTCGCTTTTGCGCAATGCTCCAGCGCGCGCGCGAAGGCCGACATCTCTCCACCAGATACGACTTGGGGATGAGCTTCAAGAATGCGCTCTATCAGGGTCGTCCCCGAGCGTGGCAGGCCAAGTACAAAGATCGGCGCAGCACCGGAAAAGCCCTCGCCCATCGACGCCAAGGCGCAACTAGTAAAGGTGCTGCGAATGGCCGCTAGCGCCGCGAGATCATCGTCAATGTCATAATCCAGATGGCATCGCCGCAACTTGGTGGCTGCGTCCAAGGCAGCAAAGGCCTGGGCAACATGACCAAGGTCTTCCCGCTCTTTCGCAAGCGCATAAAGCAGCCGCATCCGATGCTGCCAAGCCGAGTGTTCACCGGCGAGTGCTGTCTCGATCTGCGCAACGTGATTGCGAACGCTTGTTTGGCGTCTGAGATGACTTCGATTCAACCACGCTTCGCTATCTGCAGGGTCCACCGCTATGACAGCATCATAGTCCTTTTCGGCAGCTTCCAGCTCACCAAGAAAGCGAGCCGTCGCCGCGCGATTGAAACGCACGCCGATTAAACCGGGTTCATGGCTCAGCGCCTGATCATAAAAGCTATTCGCCAGATTATAACCGCCAGCAGCCGATGCCAAATCACCTGCAGTCGCTGCTACCCGCGCGTCTGCTGCCAGGATCTCGAACGATTGCGTGAGGTAGGCGATGGCCAGATCGGGCCGTTCGTGGGCTAGGGCGCTGCGCGCCTGCTCCAGTACGGCCCGCTCCGCGCTCACTTTCGTAACGTCAAGCGAATTCCCACCGTACGAGGTCGTGCGATATAATCGCCTCGATACAATGCCCGGATGTTTGGCGGCGTGAGATTATTTCCCGCGGTTTTGGCAGAGATTCCATCAACGTCAAAAAGGTTCGTTGCAAATATTTGCATGCGTATCGCGGAATTCCAGTCATAAGCGATCGACATGTTCGTCATAGCAAAACCATCGAGTTTGGCAAATCCCGGCGAATTGGGGTCGAGGCTTGACAACACATCGCCGCGAAGGTTCACATCAGCGTGAATATCTATCGTCCGAACTCGATCACTGCCCAACGGAATTGCAACATCAATGGCCGCCCCGACTTGATGCCGGGCAGATCCTGGCAGTCGGGTGCCAACAGGAGCCGTAAAATTGCGCCCACCAAAGGCA from the Sphingorhabdus lacus genome contains:
- a CDS encoding sulfotransferase family protein produces the protein MSAERAVLEQARSALAHERPDLAIAYLTQSFEILAADARVAATAGDLASAAGGYNLANSFYDQALSHEPGLIGVRFNRAATARFLGELEAAEKDYDAVIAVDPADSEAWLNRSHLRRQTSVRNHVAQIETALAGEHSAWQHRMRLLYALAKEREDLGHVAQAFAALDAATKLRRCHLDYDIDDDLAALAAIRSTFTSCALASMGEGFSGAAPIFVLGLPRSGTTLIERILEAHPQVVSGGEMSAFARALEHCAKASGFRGGGKHALIPFSKTLDPVMLGEFYHELASAGRNPSLHIIDKLPLNYLYIGLIAKALPRARIVHVYKPPLAVGWGMFKTLFVQGYPFSYDQVELGRYIAAFHMLMDHWSRELPGRIHHVFYDDLVRNPTTSIRELVAACGLDWHDDCLSPHKGATANTSHSAAQIREPIHTRGLSGWHDFAPYLEPMRKAMLAEGLTTE